One window of Oscillibacter hominis genomic DNA carries:
- a CDS encoding cysteine-rich VLP domain-containing protein, with amino-acid sequence MGRELTRTEKAAIRRLVSKWCANYDRDCGCLPLDCECYMFGKCWTGAYCRYFREAVLPLDPALEAALLTEGPRPDFKACPVCGRAVAPDGRQTYCSAACAKAAHRRQQREYMRKKRG; translated from the coding sequence GTGGGCCGAGAACTGACCCGGACAGAAAAAGCGGCAATCCGCAGGCTGGTGTCAAAATGGTGTGCCAACTATGACCGGGACTGCGGCTGCCTGCCGCTGGATTGCGAGTGCTATATGTTTGGGAAATGCTGGACGGGGGCTTATTGCCGCTACTTCCGCGAGGCAGTTCTGCCCCTTGATCCGGCGCTGGAGGCTGCGTTGCTGACAGAGGGGCCAAGGCCGGATTTCAAGGCTTGCCCGGTATGTGGCAGAGCCGTGGCTCCTGATGGACGGCAAACCTATTGTTCGGCGGCCTGTGCAAAGGCGGCACACCGCAGACAGCAGCGGGAATATATGCGGAAAAAACGGGGCTGA
- a CDS encoding DUF4315 family protein codes for MATTKSMKIQAEIDKVKAKISEQQARLKELEQKKLEAENSEIVDIVRGMSISLTELPLLFEKLKDGGTLGQSVPKSEEEKEEN; via the coding sequence ATGGCAACTACCAAAAGCATGAAAATTCAGGCCGAGATTGATAAGGTCAAGGCCAAAATCAGTGAACAGCAGGCCCGGCTCAAGGAGCTGGAGCAGAAAAAGCTGGAGGCGGAAAACAGCGAGATCGTGGACATTGTGCGCGGTATGAGCATTTCCCTTACGGAGCTCCCGCTGCTGTTTGAAAAGCTGAAGGACGGAGGTACTTTGGGACAAAGTGTCCCGAAGTCCGAAGAAGAAAAGGAGGAAAACTGA
- a CDS encoding ABC transporter ATP-binding protein, producing the protein MISFLNFSFRYEESKDFTLRGIDMTVQTGEFILLTGRSGCGKTTLIRSLNGLIPHFYPGEIQGDLLMDGHSLLEMKPSELAGQVGTVFQDPRSQFFMTDTTRELAFGCENLGLPREETIDRIAKAAKELELVNYLNRSIFALSSGEKQQIAIGSVYALGPKVYIFDEPSANLDYAATKRLAEIMGKLKHAGYTIFVVEHRFYYLRDLIDRAFLIQNGKIEHEFTGEQFCSLPEETRISYGLRTAYPERDAEHYQERPHTKDETHRLNVHNLGFAYKKGPDIFQNVSFEAHAGDVIGILGHNGAGKTTLLSILTGLLKQQRGEVCFDGKKLTPRQRRSLSYLVMQDTDYQLFASSVEEELSLGMRDDCKEKVDETLKALELSDYRERHPASLSGGQKQRVTIGAAIVKGSPVIYFDEPTSGLDYDSMVRVSKLIEQLSSSGVIVFVVSHDFEFIVRTCTEVVQLDDDGAIQNQRLSPEILKTLSEKYFT; encoded by the coding sequence ATGATCTCATTTCTGAATTTTAGCTTTCGTTATGAAGAAAGCAAAGACTTCACCCTCCGTGGAATTGATATGACCGTACAGACGGGTGAGTTCATTCTTCTGACAGGGCGAAGCGGCTGCGGCAAAACAACCCTGATCCGCTCACTCAACGGTCTGATTCCGCACTTTTATCCCGGAGAAATCCAAGGCGATCTGCTCATGGATGGTCATTCGCTGCTGGAAATGAAGCCGTCTGAATTAGCCGGACAGGTTGGAACGGTATTCCAAGACCCACGCTCTCAATTCTTTATGACGGATACCACGCGGGAACTGGCTTTCGGCTGCGAAAATCTCGGACTACCCCGCGAGGAAACGATTGATCGCATTGCAAAAGCGGCGAAAGAGTTGGAATTGGTAAACTACTTGAACAGAAGTATCTTTGCATTATCCAGCGGGGAGAAGCAACAGATCGCAATCGGTTCTGTCTATGCACTGGGGCCAAAAGTATATATTTTTGATGAACCATCGGCAAATCTGGACTATGCCGCTACCAAACGGTTGGCAGAAATTATGGGAAAACTGAAACACGCTGGATACACAATTTTTGTGGTAGAGCATCGTTTTTATTATTTGCGCGATCTGATTGATAGAGCCTTTTTGATTCAGAACGGAAAAATTGAGCATGAGTTCACAGGGGAACAGTTTTGCTCTTTGCCCGAAGAAACACGAATTTCTTATGGTCTGCGGACAGCATACCCGGAACGCGATGCAGAACATTATCAGGAAAGGCCGCACACAAAGGATGAGACACATCGGCTGAATGTTCACAATTTAGGCTTTGCCTACAAGAAGGGGCCGGATATTTTTCAAAATGTCAGCTTTGAAGCTCATGCAGGAGATGTGATCGGTATTCTGGGCCATAACGGGGCTGGAAAAACAACCCTCTTATCTATTTTAACGGGTTTGCTAAAGCAGCAGCGCGGCGAGGTCTGCTTTGACGGAAAAAAACTTACACCACGCCAGCGGCGGTCACTTTCCTATCTTGTCATGCAAGATACGGATTATCAGCTTTTTGCCAGCAGCGTGGAGGAAGAACTATCCCTTGGAATGAGGGACGATTGCAAAGAAAAAGTGGATGAAACACTGAAAGCACTGGAACTATCAGATTACCGGGAACGGCATCCGGCATCCCTTTCAGGAGGTCAAAAGCAACGGGTTACTATCGGTGCGGCAATCGTAAAGGGCAGCCCGGTAATCTACTTTGACGAGCCTACCAGTGGTTTGGACTATGATTCTATGGTGCGTGTCAGCAAACTGATCGAACAGCTTTCAAGCTCTGGTGTGATCGTGTTTGTGGTGTCCCACGATTTTGAGTTTATTGTCCGTACCTGTACGGAGGTGGTTCAGTTGGATGATGACGGGGCTATTCAAAATCAAAGGCTTTCACCAGAAATTTTGAAAACGCTGTCCGAAAAATATTTTACCTGA
- a CDS encoding plasmid mobilization protein, producing the protein MTKKRRRPIHLHVMVSEAEQALIQERMAEAGIRNMGAYMRKMALSGYVLHVDLSPVRELVSLQRRCSNNLNQVAIQANTYGAIYPEELATLQRDYAALWGPLSDLLKQLSALVEL; encoded by the coding sequence ATGACAAAGAAGCGCCGCCGTCCGATCCATCTTCATGTGATGGTGTCGGAGGCGGAGCAGGCCCTGATTCAAGAACGTATGGCGGAGGCTGGCATCCGTAACATGGGAGCCTATATGCGAAAAATGGCCCTGAGTGGGTATGTGCTTCATGTTGACCTTTCGCCTGTTCGTGAGCTGGTTTCGCTCCAGCGGCGATGCTCCAACAATCTGAACCAAGTGGCAATTCAAGCCAACACTTACGGCGCAATTTATCCCGAAGAACTTGCGACCTTGCAGCGAGACTATGCCGCCTTATGGGGGCCGCTGTCTGATCTCTTGAAACAGCTCTCCGCGCTGGTAGAGCTCTGA
- a CDS encoding DUF4366 domain-containing protein, protein MKHFRMLAAGLCSAVLLCGFAIPAYAYSDGGNEEPPVVEETPAPEPAPTITPGEGFSEDGNLVTRDLLYDAATNKQFITVETSGGNTFYIVIDYDKPVDEDGEQYHTYFLNMVDEADLLAALEAAGGELPACSCTEKCAPGAIHTDCAVCAVNMTECAGTAPEPAPVTEPAEEPEPEPQQKSNTGTLLLILAVAVLGGGAGWYLKIYRPKHEKAAVPEEDYSEELADYDDPEDDGPPWDEDDTESEDNE, encoded by the coding sequence ATGAAACACTTTCGTATGTTGGCGGCGGGGCTTTGTTCCGCCGTTCTTTTATGCGGCTTTGCAATCCCGGCCTATGCCTATTCGGACGGTGGGAATGAGGAACCGCCTGTTGTGGAAGAAACTCCGGCCCCGGAGCCAGCGCCTACCATTACCCCGGGCGAGGGCTTTTCGGAGGATGGAAACCTTGTGACCCGCGATCTGCTCTACGATGCTGCAACCAACAAACAGTTCATCACGGTGGAAACCAGCGGCGGCAACACCTTTTACATTGTCATTGACTATGACAAGCCTGTGGACGAGGACGGCGAACAGTATCACACCTACTTTTTGAACATGGTGGATGAAGCCGATCTGCTGGCGGCACTGGAGGCCGCTGGCGGAGAACTTCCGGCCTGCTCCTGCACAGAAAAATGTGCGCCCGGAGCCATCCATACGGATTGCGCGGTCTGCGCGGTCAACATGACCGAGTGTGCTGGCACAGCTCCCGAACCCGCTCCGGTGACGGAACCTGCGGAGGAGCCGGAACCCGAGCCCCAGCAGAAAAGTAATACCGGGACGCTTCTGCTGATTTTGGCAGTGGCTGTTCTGGGCGGCGGTGCAGGCTGGTACTTGAAAATCTACCGCCCGAAGCATGAAAAAGCTGCTGTACCCGAAGAGGATTACAGTGAGGAACTGGCTGATTATGACGATCCCGAGGACGATGGGCCGCCTTGGGACGAGGACGATACCGAAAGCGAGGATAATGAATGA
- a CDS encoding relaxase/mobilization nuclease domain-containing protein, whose product MEDRFTYGLNPEKLGAVSSYLCDPNTAPAEFLLVKSQYLAETGRAVSRGALFFQIRQAFLPREVTAEEANRIGYETAMRWTKGKYQFFVCTHTDKAHIHNHIYFNATAFDRSRKFHNFIGSSFALRRLSDRVCIEHELSVIQNPRQHSKGRFLHYGQWIGEKPPSAKRRVQLAVLAALEKKPTDFADFLRLMEESGFAVKQGRGGVISFLAPGQEKPTRLRASTLGAGFDPEDIKAVIAGERPLPELPEEPTVPPRRVNLIIDIQERMAQGKGPAYERWAKVYNLKHMAAALQYLQEHHLTDYAALTARTEAAVDHFHKLSDELRTTEEALSKTSELMAATVDYAKTRPVFDGYKAARYSKKYLAQHEMELATYRAAKDTMNTILNGAKLPKIEALKKSRRELAGQKKELYAEYRDAQRQMREAVAIKANIDHLLGITDERENKAQER is encoded by the coding sequence ATGGAGGATCGTTTCACCTATGGCCTGAACCCAGAAAAGCTGGGAGCCGTATCTTCCTATCTCTGCGATCCGAACACGGCTCCCGCCGAGTTTCTTCTGGTAAAAAGTCAATACCTTGCAGAGACAGGCCGGGCCGTATCTCGCGGGGCACTGTTCTTTCAGATCCGGCAGGCGTTTCTGCCCAGGGAGGTTACGGCGGAAGAAGCAAACCGTATCGGTTATGAAACGGCGATGCGCTGGACAAAGGGAAAGTATCAGTTCTTCGTCTGCACGCATACCGACAAGGCCCATATTCACAATCACATTTATTTCAATGCAACGGCCTTTGACCGCTCCCGGAAATTTCATAATTTCATTGGTTCGTCCTTTGCCCTGCGGCGGCTTTCTGACCGCGTGTGCATCGAACATGAGCTGTCGGTTATCCAAAACCCGCGCCAGCACAGCAAGGGCCGCTTTCTTCACTATGGCCAGTGGATCGGGGAAAAGCCGCCCTCTGCCAAGCGGCGGGTGCAGCTGGCTGTTCTCGCCGCTTTGGAGAAAAAGCCCACGGACTTTGCCGACTTTCTTCGTCTCATGGAGGAGTCCGGCTTTGCCGTAAAACAGGGGCGCGGCGGTGTCATCTCATTCCTTGCGCCCGGACAGGAAAAACCGACCCGGCTCCGGGCTTCTACACTGGGAGCCGGATTTGACCCGGAGGACATCAAGGCGGTAATTGCTGGGGAACGTCCGCTCCCTGAACTACCAGAGGAGCCCACGGTTCCGCCACGGCGAGTTAATCTTATCATCGACATTCAAGAGCGTATGGCCCAGGGCAAAGGCCCGGCCTATGAACGATGGGCCAAGGTCTACAACCTAAAACATATGGCTGCCGCGCTCCAGTATTTGCAGGAGCATCATCTGACAGACTATGCGGCGCTGACGGCCCGCACCGAGGCTGCTGTGGATCACTTTCACAAGCTGTCTGACGAGCTCCGCACAACGGAGGAGGCCCTTTCCAAAACCTCGGAGCTGATGGCTGCCACGGTGGACTATGCCAAGACCCGCCCGGTGTTCGATGGGTACAAGGCTGCGCGGTACAGCAAAAAGTATCTGGCCCAGCATGAAATGGAGCTTGCCACTTACCGGGCGGCAAAGGATACCATGAACACCATACTGAACGGCGCAAAGCTCCCTAAGATTGAAGCACTAAAAAAATCCCGCCGTGAGCTGGCGGGACAAAAGAAAGAGCTTTATGCAGAATACCGGGATGCCCAGCGGCAAATGCGGGAGGCCGTGGCAATAAAAGCGAACATTGATCATCTGCTCGGCATAACGGACGAGCGTGAGAATAAGGCACAGGAACGATAG
- a CDS encoding helix-turn-helix domain-containing protein → MKIERDERRFDFHDIGLAIKRAREASGMTQEQLAYIVDRAPRTIMYNENDGQHPSFNTFYQMVTMFDISVDQYFYPSQNSGSECRKRIDAMLNALDERELKIVEATIQAMKASKETEET, encoded by the coding sequence ATGAAGATAGAACGAGATGAAAGACGCTTTGATTTTCACGATATAGGGCTCGCCATCAAGCGTGCAAGAGAAGCCAGCGGCATGACACAGGAGCAACTGGCCTATATTGTTGACCGCGCTCCGCGTACCATTATGTATAATGAAAATGATGGTCAGCATCCAAGCTTCAACACCTTTTATCAGATGGTCACAATGTTTGATATATCGGTGGATCAATACTTTTACCCGTCCCAGAATAGCGGGAGCGAGTGCAGGAAGCGGATTGATGCCATGTTGAACGCCTTGGACGAAAGAGAATTGAAAATCGTTGAAGCTACAATCCAAGCGATGAAAGCATCGAAAGAAACGGAGGAAACGTAA
- a CDS encoding defense against restriction DarA-related protein — translation MDKNQGYAILKAVMLENGRGFALGEHPTAPSRYVTWACYDDKDGQRQYEWGHYGNDRTAMEQDFTDRVQDYQRIYNVGLRQTEAPGLYKYYSTQRPVDIGTFPKPPYNKPDEIFNYDQRVPVENGSFLAWGYLTYTRPLTEKQASDYELRPAPDNPDRLRPIAEQMKNAAKLAEADRGPEAPAPQRRQPDRGDR, via the coding sequence ATGGACAAAAATCAAGGTTATGCTATTTTGAAGGCGGTCATGCTGGAAAATGGACGGGGATTTGCATTGGGCGAACATCCCACCGCGCCATCCCGCTATGTCACATGGGCCTGCTATGATGACAAGGACGGCCAGCGGCAGTACGAATGGGGTCACTATGGAAATGACCGCACCGCGATGGAACAGGATTTCACAGACCGGGTGCAGGACTATCAGCGTATTTATAACGTGGGGCTCAGGCAGACCGAGGCTCCCGGCCTTTACAAGTATTATTCGACCCAGCGGCCTGTGGACATCGGGACATTTCCGAAGCCGCCCTATAACAAGCCGGATGAAATTTTCAATTACGATCAGCGCGTCCCGGTGGAAAATGGCTCGTTCTTGGCTTGGGGTTATCTTACCTACACCCGTCCGCTGACGGAAAAGCAGGCATCCGACTATGAACTGCGGCCTGCGCCTGATAATCCCGACAGGCTCCGTCCGATTGCCGAGCAGATGAAAAACGCGGCAAAGTTGGCGGAGGCAGATCGCGGCCCGGAGGCTCCGGCTCCCCAGCGCAGGCAGCCCGACCGTGGCGATAGATAA
- a CDS encoding energy-coupling factor transporter transmembrane component T family protein — MEEAQIKQIIERQPLHGSALLDPRCKILLLVCIGFVSYFLAGEVVSLALMLVYGLFIALGNGGKWAVKMIVTYIIVAYLNALLRYVQVPVLSVIMSVFGVTVLKLIPIMMMGLWILRTTYMDDLMVALQRMRLPQAVTIPLVVMFRYIPTLRIEYRQIRSTMDIRGISDTVWKRVSHPLATIEYILIPLLMRCLKVTDELAASGTTRGLELECKRYALRPIRFSWPEIVVSLFGILFLVGLLFIDQTKIGEIILWRV; from the coding sequence ATGGAAGAAGCACAAATTAAACAAATAATTGAGCGCCAGCCCCTACATGGCTCTGCGCTCCTCGACCCACGCTGCAAGATACTTCTTTTGGTCTGCATTGGTTTTGTCAGTTATTTTCTGGCCGGAGAAGTTGTCAGTCTCGCGCTCATGCTGGTTTATGGGCTGTTTATTGCCTTGGGTAACGGTGGAAAATGGGCTGTCAAAATGATAGTGACCTATATTATTGTTGCTTATCTCAATGCCCTGCTCCGTTATGTCCAAGTTCCGGTTTTAAGTGTGATTATGAGCGTGTTCGGCGTGACGGTCTTAAAATTGATCCCTATCATGATGATGGGACTTTGGATATTGCGAACTACATACATGGATGACTTAATGGTGGCACTTCAACGGATGCGGCTGCCCCAGGCAGTCACAATCCCCCTTGTTGTTATGTTCCGCTATATCCCTACTTTACGGATTGAATACCGACAAATCCGAAGCACGATGGATATTCGCGGTATCAGTGATACCGTGTGGAAACGGGTATCCCATCCGTTAGCAACCATAGAATATATTTTGATACCTCTGCTGATGCGGTGCTTGAAAGTCACTGATGAACTGGCAGCATCCGGCACAACACGCGGTCTGGAGTTGGAGTGCAAACGATACGCGCTGCGGCCAATCCGTTTTTCGTGGCCGGAAATCGTGGTATCGCTGTTTGGTATCCTCTTTTTGGTCGGTTTGCTTTTTATCGATCAGACTAAAATCGGGGAAATCATTTTGTGGAGGGTATGA
- a CDS encoding MptD family putative ECF transporter S component, with protein sequence MKQKLNAKDFILIGVLTALMWIICMVISTIMSVAGPVTNVFYPSVVAIPNGIVMMLLLAKVPKKGVFTICAAIQAILFLLVGAFWFIPIGLVIGGIICDFLVMSRNEITMKSMMAAYALFSAIFAFSAICPIKFLQSAFVGAMEKNNIAPEYIQGMLSITSVPMLVVIVAAGLVGGLIGGFIGQKALKKHFIKAGLVSVK encoded by the coding sequence ATGAAACAAAAGCTAAATGCGAAAGATTTTATTCTCATCGGTGTTTTAACGGCCCTCATGTGGATTATCTGCATGGTTATCAGCACCATTATGAGCGTGGCTGGCCCGGTGACAAACGTATTTTATCCGTCCGTTGTTGCGATCCCGAATGGCATCGTTATGATGCTCCTGCTGGCTAAGGTTCCGAAGAAAGGCGTGTTTACCATTTGCGCCGCAATTCAGGCCATCCTGTTCCTGCTGGTTGGTGCTTTCTGGTTTATTCCTATCGGCTTGGTAATTGGCGGTATCATTTGCGATTTTCTGGTTATGAGCCGGAATGAAATCACAATGAAGTCCATGATGGCAGCCTATGCACTGTTCAGTGCTATCTTCGCTTTTAGTGCTATCTGCCCCATCAAATTTCTTCAAAGCGCATTTGTCGGAGCAATGGAGAAAAACAATATTGCCCCGGAGTACATTCAGGGAATGTTGAGCATTACTTCCGTTCCCATGCTGGTAGTCATTGTTGCTGCCGGATTGGTGGGCGGTCTGATTGGTGGCTTTATCGGTCAGAAAGCATTGAAAAAACACTTTATCAAAGCTGGACTTGTTTCAGTAAAATAA
- a CDS encoding helix-turn-helix domain-containing protein, giving the protein MTNQYMTKLYHDLLSNSPQTVTIDIPADMGTGQISQVVTKQGAVVSDWKMNYFSDMNVQGVSCEDYIQLLFCFNDGVSWNIADARQSVSIQKGESCIYRGHGKMEYLCYSGKTDFLFKNIKIPMPYFHKILNDYFEDSEIDAYEKKLLTGISKVNITPYMEHIFAEVKDFTQYRGGLGYLFLESKVFELLSVYLSEVLELSILSSSYISISKSDRDSITEAKRIIDSQLAFAPSCEELAKKVNISVSKLTKGFNSLFGTSVHAYIIDQRLEKAAGLLLESDLNVSQIATLVGYSKPSNFAAAFKKKYGVIPKNYKDENTIG; this is encoded by the coding sequence ATGACAAACCAATACATGACGAAGCTGTACCATGATCTGCTCTCCAACTCTCCGCAGACAGTGACAATAGATATTCCGGCTGATATGGGAACAGGCCAGATTTCACAGGTTGTTACAAAGCAAGGAGCTGTTGTATCAGACTGGAAAATGAACTATTTTTCTGATATGAATGTGCAGGGTGTAAGCTGCGAAGATTATATTCAACTTTTATTTTGCTTCAATGATGGCGTATCGTGGAATATTGCAGATGCACGTCAAAGTGTCAGCATACAGAAAGGCGAATCTTGTATTTATCGAGGACATGGTAAGATGGAATATCTGTGTTATTCCGGGAAAACAGACTTCCTTTTCAAAAATATAAAAATTCCCATGCCCTATTTTCACAAAATCTTGAATGACTACTTTGAAGATAGTGAGATAGATGCTTATGAGAAGAAGTTATTGACTGGCATTTCAAAAGTGAACATTACCCCGTATATGGAGCACATTTTTGCGGAGGTAAAAGATTTTACGCAATACCGGGGCGGTTTAGGGTATTTATTTCTGGAAAGTAAGGTTTTTGAATTGCTGTCCGTGTATTTGAGTGAAGTATTGGAACTTAGTATTCTTTCATCAAGCTATATCAGTATTTCTAAAAGTGACAGGGACTCGATTACTGAAGCAAAACGGATCATCGACAGCCAGCTTGCTTTTGCACCAAGTTGTGAGGAACTGGCGAAAAAGGTAAATATCAGTGTTTCCAAACTGACAAAGGGATTTAATTCTTTATTTGGGACATCTGTTCACGCATATATCATAGATCAAAGACTGGAAAAGGCAGCCGGGCTACTTTTGGAAAGCGACTTGAACGTAAGCCAGATTGCAACGCTGGTTGGATATTCAAAACCAAGCAATTTTGCGGCTGCGTTCAAAAAGAAATATGGAGTAATACCTAAGAACTATAAAGATGAAAATACGATTGGCTAA